In Geminocystis sp. NIES-3708, a single window of DNA contains:
- a CDS encoding cupin domain-containing protein, translated as MELNLASLLNPLDKEDFLQNYWGNKAIVISSKSKEGFNSLFNWQKLNYLLNFHRLSYPDDIRFAKDGETLPPQPQKKWSSLLQQGTTLIINHIHELDPILAQLALNIRYELGHDVQINTYCTPSENKGFDCHYDTHEVIILQIDGEKEWFVLPPTIPSPISSQRTINDLPPDSLPYLKVILKPGDVLYIPRGHWHYAVSSGDRPSLHLTIGISCETGLDWLVWLTKKLQDSPLWRENLPLLPNGDSSKLQKQLQILAQELATELQKPSWREEYSKNLLIKQGSREGIKLPQQLGYDLFNKGLETRLWREKNQYFQIEKLSHNSLRVTIGSKQLDLQGEDLSVIRWILQQTEFSLLDLAEIAPNLDWDKVIEPLLTQLIIEGIYFTN; from the coding sequence ATGGAATTAAACTTAGCATCTCTTCTTAACCCTCTTGATAAAGAAGATTTTTTGCAAAATTATTGGGGAAATAAAGCAATTGTTATTTCCTCTAAATCAAAAGAAGGTTTTAATTCCCTTTTTAATTGGCAGAAACTGAACTATTTGCTAAATTTTCATCGCTTAAGTTATCCTGACGATATAAGATTTGCTAAAGATGGTGAAACATTGCCACCTCAACCTCAAAAAAAATGGTCTTCTTTGTTGCAACAAGGGACAACTCTGATTATTAATCATATTCATGAATTAGATCCCATTTTAGCTCAATTAGCCCTTAATATACGCTATGAATTGGGGCATGATGTGCAAATTAATACTTATTGTACACCTTCTGAAAATAAGGGTTTTGACTGTCATTACGATACCCATGAAGTGATAATTTTGCAGATTGATGGCGAAAAAGAATGGTTTGTATTACCACCAACCATACCTTCTCCTATCTCTTCTCAACGTACTATTAATGATTTACCACCCGATAGTTTACCTTATTTAAAAGTAATTTTAAAACCCGGAGATGTATTATATATTCCTCGTGGTCATTGGCATTATGCCGTTTCAAGTGGAGATCGACCTTCTTTACATCTCACCATCGGGATTAGTTGTGAAACTGGATTAGATTGGTTAGTTTGGTTAACAAAAAAATTGCAAGATTCTCCTTTGTGGCGAGAAAATCTACCATTGTTGCCCAATGGAGACAGTAGCAAATTACAAAAACAATTACAAATATTGGCTCAAGAATTAGCTACAGAGTTACAAAAACCTTCTTGGAGAGAAGAATATAGTAAAAATTTACTAATTAAACAAGGTTCGAGAGAGGGGATAAAATTACCTCAACAATTAGGGTATGATTTATTCAATAAGGGTTTAGAAACAAGACTATGGAGAGAGAAAAATCAATATTTTCAGATTGAAAAATTATCCCATAATAGTTTAAGAGTAACCATTGGTAGTAAGCAATTAGATTTACAGGGAGAAGATTTAAGCGTTATTCGTTGGATATTGCAACAAACAGAGTTTTCTTTACTAGATTTAGCTGAAATAGCACCGAATTTGGACTGGGATAAAGTAATTGAGCCTTTATTAACTCAGTTGATTATAGAAGGAATTTATTTTACTAATTAA
- a CDS encoding shikimate dehydrogenase, whose protein sequence is MHIKGTTKLLGIIGNPIEHSKSPLMQNAAIEGLKLDYIYVPFEVEKDDLEAVFNGFKAVNLKGFNVTIPHKENVIPLLTKITDTAKKIGAVNTVWLTDEGWHGTNTDIDGFIAPLKELNRDWCKIIPLVLGAGGASRAVIVGCEQLGCQEIRVIGRNIQKLEAFKNSFADSNLNCQISVYSWDKLTNLIPDSELIVNTTPIGMYPNIDNSPLKKEQNELIKQNAIAYDLIYTPRPTLFLQQAQKRGAIIIDGSEMLVQQGAVGFEIWTGKKAPIEIMRQGLFQ, encoded by the coding sequence ATGCACATAAAAGGTACAACTAAATTATTAGGTATTATTGGTAATCCCATTGAACATTCTAAGTCTCCATTGATGCAAAATGCGGCGATAGAGGGATTGAAATTAGATTATATCTATGTACCCTTTGAGGTCGAAAAAGATGACTTAGAAGCAGTTTTTAATGGTTTTAAGGCAGTAAATTTAAAGGGTTTTAACGTTACTATTCCCCATAAAGAAAATGTTATCCCTTTATTAACTAAAATCACTGATACAGCGAAAAAAATTGGTGCTGTCAATACTGTCTGGTTAACCGATGAGGGTTGGCACGGCACAAATACTGATATTGATGGTTTTATTGCTCCTTTGAAAGAATTAAATAGAGATTGGTGTAAAATTATTCCTTTAGTTTTGGGTGCTGGTGGTGCAAGTCGGGCGGTGATTGTGGGTTGTGAACAGTTAGGCTGTCAGGAAATTCGAGTTATAGGGCGAAATATACAAAAATTAGAAGCATTCAAGAATAGTTTTGCTGATAGTAATCTTAATTGTCAAATATCAGTTTATTCTTGGGATAAGTTAACAAATTTGATTCCTGATAGTGAGTTAATTGTTAATACGACTCCCATCGGAATGTACCCAAATATCGACAATTCTCCCTTGAAAAAAGAGCAAAATGAGTTGATAAAACAAAATGCGATCGCCTATGATTTAATCTATACTCCTCGCCCAACTCTATTTTTACAACAAGCACAAAAACGGGGTGCGATAATTATTGATGGTAGTGAAATGTTAGTGCAACAAGGAGCGGTGGGTTTTGAAATTTGGACTGGAAAAAAAGCACCGATAGAGATTATGCGTCAAGGATTATTTCAGTAA
- the glmM gene encoding phosphoglucosamine mutase has product MVFSFTKNSSSLDYDTSKPKDGLPDKLFGTDGIRGKVGDLLTPHLALQVGLAAGNVWQEFKASQGVVIIGQDSRNSSDMLSMAIASGLTSLGLEVWNVGLCPTPCVAYLTKTTNAIGGIMISASHNPPEDNGIKFFGSEGTKLDKLLTSAIENTLRKNIDGGIDFKDSKCGKTVQQHHLVQNYGHFLKTSLPSGLDFSGMRIVLDLAWGASVELAPSMFQALGAEVISLHPYGDGDRINVNCGSTHLVKLQEAVQKYGANLGFAFDGDADRVMAVDAQGRIICGDYILYLWGKYLKERNLLPDNLLVSTVMANLGFEVAWKKIGGQFLRTAVGDQNVQAAMWETGAMLGGEQSGHILCHHHHFSGDGIQTALQLTALVRQQGDCLASLVNDSFTQYPQVLKNVRVENREKRLNWQDCTSLQSAISKAEEAMGNEGRVLVRPSGTEPLIRVMVEAQNENLVNYWTDYLVKVVQQNFIN; this is encoded by the coding sequence ATGGTGTTTTCTTTTACTAAAAATTCGTCTTCTTTGGATTATGATACTTCAAAACCAAAGGATGGTTTACCTGATAAACTTTTCGGTACGGATGGTATTCGAGGTAAGGTAGGAGACTTATTAACCCCCCATTTAGCTTTACAGGTAGGGTTGGCGGCTGGTAATGTTTGGCAGGAGTTTAAAGCTTCTCAGGGTGTTGTTATTATTGGACAAGATTCCCGTAATTCTAGTGATATGTTATCTATGGCTATAGCTTCTGGTTTAACATCTCTAGGTTTAGAAGTGTGGAATGTAGGTTTATGCCCTACTCCTTGTGTAGCTTACTTAACAAAGACAACAAACGCTATAGGTGGAATCATGATTTCTGCCAGTCATAATCCCCCAGAAGATAATGGAATTAAATTTTTTGGTTCAGAAGGTACTAAACTAGATAAACTGCTTACCAGTGCTATTGAAAATACTCTACGGAAAAATATTGATGGTGGCATTGATTTTAAAGATAGTAAGTGTGGAAAAACTGTTCAACAACATCATTTAGTGCAAAATTATGGTCATTTTTTAAAAACTTCTTTACCTTCAGGTTTAGATTTCAGTGGGATGCGTATTGTTTTAGATTTGGCTTGGGGTGCATCGGTAGAACTAGCACCATCTATGTTTCAGGCTTTAGGAGCAGAAGTTATTTCTCTTCATCCCTATGGTGATGGCGATCGCATAAATGTTAATTGCGGTTCAACCCATCTAGTAAAGTTACAAGAAGCTGTCCAAAAATATGGAGCGAATTTAGGATTTGCTTTTGATGGTGATGCGGATAGAGTTATGGCTGTAGATGCCCAAGGGCGGATTATTTGCGGTGATTATATTCTTTATCTATGGGGTAAATACCTAAAAGAGCGTAATTTGTTACCGGATAACTTATTGGTAAGTACAGTTATGGCAAATTTAGGTTTTGAAGTGGCATGGAAAAAAATAGGCGGTCAATTTTTACGTACGGCAGTAGGAGATCAAAATGTTCAAGCCGCTATGTGGGAAACGGGTGCAATGCTAGGGGGTGAACAATCAGGACATATTCTGTGCCATCATCATCATTTCTCAGGGGATGGTATTCAAACTGCTTTGCAATTAACTGCTTTAGTCAGACAACAAGGGGATTGTTTAGCATCTTTAGTCAATGATAGTTTTACTCAGTATCCTCAAGTCTTAAAAAATGTCAGGGTAGAAAATCGAGAAAAACGTCTTAATTGGCAAGATTGTACTTCTTTACAAAGTGCGATCTCCAAAGCAGAAGAAGCTATGGGGAATGAAGGTAGAGTGTTAGTAAGACCATCAGGTACAGAACCCTTAATTCGAGTTATGGTAGAAGCACAAAACGAAAATTTAGTCAATTATTGGACAGATTATTTAGTTAAAGTTGTGCAACAAAACTTCATCAATTAA